The Colletotrichum destructivum chromosome 8, complete sequence genome includes the window CCATTCCCTTGTAGGGGTGGCCGCGTTGCGTTGGCCATCACCAACTGCAAGAAAcccaccgtcgtcgccgtcaacggcgcgGCAGTCGGCATCGGCCTCACGATGACGCTgcccgccgccatccgcgTGGCCTGGGAGGGCGCGCGGTGCGGGCTTCCCTTCTCCCGGCGCGGCATCGTGCTCGAGTCCTGCAGCGCCTTCTTCCTGCCGCGCCTCATCGGGCTGTCGAAGGCGAGCCACATTGTGGCCACGGGCGACGTGTACGCCGTCACGGACCCGCTGGTCGGCGGGCTCTTCTCGaagctgctgccgtcgccggcggagaCGGTGCGGTACGCGATCGGCCTGGCGGGGGAGCTCGCCGCGAAGACGTCGCTGGTCAGCACGAAGCTGATGCGCGACATGCTGCTGCGGTGCCCGGCGAGCCCCGAGGGCGCGCACGTGCTGGACTCGCGCATCTTTTTGCAGCTCGCCGGGACGGCCGACaacgtcgagggcgtcgcgaGCTTcctggagaagagggagccGAACTTCACCGACACCGTGAGCCGCGAGAGCGTTCCGTTTTGGCCCTGGTGGGACGGGGATATGGGGCGATATGTCACtcagctcgagaaggccgcgaAGCTGTAATGGCGATGGGAACAACGAGGTTGAATTGGTTTCGACTTGCATGAATATCTTTGTACAATCTGCGTGTTCCCAGCCAGATCGGACATGGTGACAGTGAAACTTGTGCCATGTCATTCGTGCTGCGTTGAATTGGGTCACTGAATGAATGTACGCGTGGGTGAGCGTCAACAGCTGCATTGTTTTGTTCGATTTCAGTAAGACATAGCCATTGATCAAAGTCGACGCTGGAAGTTACACAGCAACGAGGCAGTCGCTGTGCAGGTGGAAGTAGGATGAATGTTGCATGCTCGAGTAAGCCGCTCGCTCACATCTCATGATCTCAGTGTAAGTGGTAagtaagtgagtgagtgagggcGATCTGTGGTACACATGGTGTGGTACACAAAGTGTGGCCACTAAGAACAGCCCCAAGACACCCTAGTCCCGATCGTTAGGGGTGGGCCGATCCCCCAAGGCCCAGAACGATCGCTGCTGATCGGTGGGCGTAAATCATTCAATTCACAAAGATGGCTTTGCGGGGAATGACTTCATCAAACTTTCGGTCACAGCGTCATAGATGCTGCGGAGCGGCCGAGTCGCAGCCCATATTTGATCCCGGAGCGTCTTCATATCATTCCTCCGCCGCGTGATGAAGACAAACACCGTGAAAACTCACCCTCCTTGCACCGATAGCAAACCCACCACCAACCCATCGGTGATATCGAGCAGAACgactcctccctccccccctctcaaaTCATGTCGCAGAACGGGAACTCGGGCAAGGATGGGCGCAAGAGGGTTCTCGTCGTGGGTGCCGGGGCGGCCGGGTGCGTTTGTCCGTCTCATATGATGGCCATCTAACTCAGCGGTATCTAGATCATGTTAGCTGACGCTCTCTCCTAAGCATGTCAACGGCCTACCACCTCTCCAACCACCCGGACAAGTTCGACGTCACCGTCATCGACTCGGTTGACTACTGCGGAGGCCAGGCCTTCTCGATCCCCCTCGACAAGGATCGCCACGGCGCGAGCTGGTTCAACCAGGGCGTGCAGGGCGGCAGCTACATCTTCCACCACACGCTGACCATGTTCGCGCGCCAGGGATACCACGCCGATCCCGTCGAGCTGCAGGTATCGTTCGGCAAGGACGACCGATTCTGGACCAACGTCTTCCCCACGGGCTTCCTCGCGAAGCACCAGGCCGAGGTCCGCAGGCTGGCCTTCATGCTGCGGTTCATGCGCTGGttcgaggtcgtcttcgcgctgctgccgctcaAGCTCGTCTTCAAgctgttcttcttctcggacGAATTCaccaacgtcgtcggcctcccCATGACGGCCCTGTTCCTTGGCACCGGCAACGCGACGCCCGAGGTCCCGGCCATCATGCTGGAGCGCCTCTGCACGTCGCCGACGTACGGCATGTGGTaccccgtcgacgaggacagcGTCGTCTCGAACCACCCGCCGATGGTCGTCTTCCCCAACTTCACCGACTTCTACACCGCCTGGAAGAAGGACCTCGAGTCCCGCGGCGTCACGGTCCGCCTGTCGACCGAGCTGACCGAGATCGTGCACCGCAACAAGCGCGGCGTGCTCGTTAAGACCAAGCCGCGCACCCCGGCCAAGGACGGCCACAACCCCGTCGATGGCGACCCGGACGCGCCCGAGTCCGAGGAGCACTACGACGAGCTGGTGCTCtgcgtcctcgccgacacgGCGAAGAAGGTGCTCGGCAAGACGTCGTCCTGGCGCGAGCGCAAGGTCCTCGGGTCCGCCACCTTCTCTgacgacatcaccatcacgCACCACGACGCCGACTATATGAAGAAGTACTACGAGAACTTTTACGACGAGAACAAGGCcgtccgcgtcctcggcaAGAACGGCGACCGCGACCAGTCGTCGCGCCTCGAGTACGCCCGGGACAACTTCCGGCCCATGTACTACATCCGCATgtacgacggcgacctcTCCAAGCTCGAGATGAGCTTCGACACGACCAACTACCAGTCCCAGTTCCCGGACAAGGTGCCCTTTGAGCAGCACGTCTTCCAGACCATCTACCTCAACAAGGACCGCGACCGCAAGCACTGGACCGACGGCGAGATCGCCGAGGACAAGATCATCCGCGCCGACTGGTGGCACCAGCTCTGCCACTCGTGGACGCACTACCTCTTGGTCGTGCCGTGGATGATGTTCCTGCAGGCGCGGCGCCGCACCCGCTTCGCCGGGTCCTGGACCCTGGTCAACGCGCACGAGGTCGCCATCATGTcgggcatcgccgccgccgtcgacctgggcgCCGACTACCCGGAGGACCTCGAGCATGACCGCTTCGCCTTCCTGAGCTTCCGGCTGTACTACCTCCTCGCGTACGGCCGGTGGTACCGCCGGCGGTTCCAGGGTAGCGGGAGccagaaggccaaggacggcgccgggtgGGCGTCGGGCCTCTATGGTAGCGTGTACAAGGGGCCCGGCGTCCCGACGGAGGAGAGGTCGAcgtggagggaggaggtcAAGGCGGGCCGGAGCACAGAGAACCTGGCGGACGGCAACAACGGGCGCAGCCAGCCCTAAGGGGTGAGGCGTGGTCGTGGCGATGCATCGGGAGGTGTCTTCTTCAGTGGAAAAC containing:
- a CDS encoding Putative enoyl-CoA hydratase/isomerase, ClpP/crotonase-like domain superfamily, coding for MNESAASLPASYAALEYDGLAVSHVPPSSSAVTKVVVITLNRPHKYNAVTLDMLDGLEALFNIISEDPRVRAVVLTGEGKAFSAGADLDVGFTGMLSLKESEQTMRDFRDWGGRVALAITNCKKPTVVAVNGAAVGIGLTMTLPAAIRVAWEGARCGLPFSRRGIVLESCSAFFLPRLIGLSKASHIVATGDVYAVTDPLVGGLFSKLLPSPAETVRYAIGLAGELAAKTSLVSTKLMRDMLLRCPASPEGAHVLDSRIFLQLAGTADNVEGVASFLEKREPNFTDTVSRESVPFWPWWDGDMGRYVTQLEKAAKL
- a CDS encoding Putative FAD/NAD(P)-binding domain superfamily — translated: MSQNGNSGKDGRKRVLVVGAGAAGMSTAYHLSNHPDKFDVTVIDSVDYCGGQAFSIPLDKDRHGASWFNQGVQGGSYIFHHTLTMFARQGYHADPVELQVSFGKDDRFWTNVFPTGFLAKHQAEVRRLAFMLRFMRWFEVVFALLPLKLVFKLFFFSDEFTNVVGLPMTALFLGTGNATPEVPAIMLERLCTSPTYGMWYPVDEDSVVSNHPPMVVFPNFTDFYTAWKKDLESRGVTVRLSTELTEIVHRNKRGVLVKTKPRTPAKDGHNPVDGDPDAPESEEHYDELVLCVLADTAKKVLGKTSSWRERKVLGSATFSDDITITHHDADYMKKYYENFYDENKAVRVLGKNGDRDQSSRLEYARDNFRPMYYIRMYDGDLSKLEMSFDTTNYQSQFPDKVPFEQHVFQTIYLNKDRDRKHWTDGEIAEDKIIRADWWHQLCHSWTHYLLVVPWMMFLQARRRTRFAGSWTLVNAHEVAIMSGIAAAVDLGADYPEDLEHDRFAFLSFRLYYLLAYGRWYRRRFQGSGSQKAKDGAGWASGLYGSVYKGPGVPTEERSTWREEVKAGRSTENLADGNNGRSQP